In one Ketobacter sp. MCCC 1A13808 genomic region, the following are encoded:
- the rpsJ gene encoding 30S ribosomal protein S10 → MQNQKIRIRLKAFDHKLIDQSALEIVETAKRTGAQVRGPIPLPTRKERFTVLISPHVNKDARDQYEIRTYKRMVDIVEPTDKTVDALMKLDLAAGVDVQISLG, encoded by the coding sequence ATGCAAAACCAGAAAATTCGTATTCGCTTAAAAGCGTTTGATCATAAACTAATTGATCAGTCTGCGCTTGAGATCGTGGAGACGGCGAAACGTACGGGTGCGCAAGTGCGCGGTCCTATTCCTCTGCCAACTCGCAAAGAGCGATTCACGGTTTTGATTTCACCGCATGTTAATAAAGATGCGCGAGATCAATACGAGATTCGTACTTATAAGCGAATGGTCGATATTGTAGAGCCCACAGATAAAACGGTTGACGCCCTGATGAAGTTGGATTTGGCAGCTGGCGTTGATGTTCAAATCTCATTGGGTTGA
- the rplC gene encoding 50S ribosomal protein L3 has product MAIGLVGRKCGMTRIFTEDGMSVPVTVIEIEPNRITQVKAPETDGYSAVQVTTGSRKASRVVKSAAGHFAKAETEAGRGLWEFTLTEADLDSYKVGDAIQVDLFEAGSKVDVTGTSKGKGFAGTIKRWNFKGQDATHGNSLSHRVPGSIGQNQSPGRVFKGKKMAGQMGNRKTTVQSLEVVRVDAERNLLLVKGAVPGAAGNDVIVSPAVKG; this is encoded by the coding sequence ATGGCAATCGGTCTAGTCGGACGAAAATGTGGCATGACCCGTATCTTCACAGAAGACGGTATGTCCGTTCCAGTTACCGTAATTGAAATTGAGCCTAACCGCATTACGCAGGTTAAGGCGCCCGAAACAGACGGGTACTCAGCTGTTCAGGTTACAACAGGGTCACGCAAAGCGTCACGCGTTGTTAAGTCAGCTGCAGGTCATTTTGCAAAAGCAGAAACCGAAGCAGGTCGGGGTTTGTGGGAATTTACGCTCACTGAAGCGGATCTGGATTCCTATAAGGTCGGCGATGCTATCCAGGTTGACTTGTTCGAAGCTGGAAGCAAAGTAGATGTGACAGGCACTTCCAAAGGTAAAGGTTTTGCCGGAACCATCAAACGATGGAACTTTAAAGGTCAGGACGCGACACATGGTAACTCCTTGTCGCATCGTGTGCCCGGTTCTATCGGTCAAAACCAATCTCCTGGCCGGGTTTTTAAAGGTAAGAAAATGGCTGGGCAAATGGGTAATCGCAAAACAACAGTACAGTCTCTTGAGGTTGTTCGGGTTGATGCTGAAAGAAATCTTCTTTTAGTTAAAGGTGCGGTTCCGGGTGCTGCTGGCAACGATGTGATCGTTAGCCCGGCTGTGAAAGGTTAA